From Streptomyces sp. NBC_00237, a single genomic window includes:
- a CDS encoding LCP family protein yields the protein MSDWPSARNDDRDDGYGRGSGSPQPEGPRVMRHVQRGQVPPPSNRRPAPPAPSAPPRGVPPQQAQGYDDYAYGQGQGQGSRNDGYNTGQVYGGGGGGGRGNGGGPPGPGSSSTRGPRPAPNWGRRIKIGAIAVVSVLAVTSVATYFWADSKVRREVDLSKVIDRPEEGDCTTYLVVGSDSREGMTAEDKKRLHTGSAGGKRTDSMMILASCSSGDTMISLPRDSDVEIPSFVGSDSGKRFENQHRRTKLNAAYAEDGPELLVRTVEHNTGLRIDHYAEIGFAGFANIVDAMGGVDLDIPKGFKDKKSGADFQAGKQTLNGEQALAFVRTRYAFAEADLARTKNQQKFLAALASQAASPGTLLNPFSLYPTLGAGLDTLIVDKDMGLFDLAGMFFAMKGVSGGEGKSMNMPSSGFRKNGNVIWDKEKLGQLVKQIQNDEKVTVTSK from the coding sequence ATGAGCGACTGGCCCAGTGCACGAAACGACGACCGCGACGACGGGTACGGCCGAGGCAGCGGAAGCCCGCAGCCCGAGGGCCCCCGGGTGATGCGGCATGTGCAGCGCGGCCAGGTCCCGCCGCCCTCCAACCGCCGCCCCGCCCCGCCCGCCCCGTCCGCCCCGCCGCGCGGTGTCCCGCCGCAGCAGGCGCAGGGGTACGACGACTACGCGTACGGCCAGGGACAGGGCCAGGGCTCCCGTAACGACGGGTACAACACCGGCCAGGTCTACGGCGGCGGAGGCGGTGGCGGCCGCGGCAACGGCGGCGGGCCCCCAGGCCCGGGCTCCAGCAGCACGCGCGGCCCGCGTCCCGCCCCGAACTGGGGCCGTCGGATCAAGATCGGCGCGATCGCGGTCGTCTCCGTCCTCGCGGTGACGTCCGTCGCCACCTACTTCTGGGCCGACTCCAAGGTCCGCCGCGAGGTCGACCTCTCCAAGGTCATCGACCGCCCCGAAGAGGGCGACTGCACGACGTACCTGGTCGTGGGCTCGGACAGCCGTGAGGGCATGACCGCCGAGGACAAGAAGCGCCTGCACACCGGCTCCGCAGGGGGCAAGCGCACCGACTCGATGATGATCCTGGCCTCGTGCTCCAGCGGCGACACGATGATCTCGCTGCCGCGCGACTCGGACGTGGAGATCCCGTCCTTCGTCGGTTCGGACTCCGGCAAGCGCTTCGAGAACCAGCACCGGCGCACCAAGCTCAACGCCGCGTACGCCGAGGACGGCCCCGAGCTCCTCGTCCGTACCGTCGAGCACAACACGGGACTGCGCATCGACCACTACGCGGAGATCGGCTTCGCCGGGTTCGCGAACATCGTGGACGCGATGGGCGGCGTCGACCTGGACATCCCCAAGGGCTTCAAGGACAAGAAGTCCGGCGCCGACTTCCAGGCGGGCAAGCAGACCCTCAACGGCGAGCAGGCCCTCGCCTTCGTCCGCACCCGGTACGCCTTCGCCGAGGCGGACCTCGCGCGCACCAAGAACCAGCAGAAGTTCCTGGCGGCCCTGGCCAGCCAGGCGGCGTCCCCCGGCACGCTCCTGAACCCCTTCTCGCTCTACCCGACGCTGGGCGCGGGCCTGGACACGCTGATCGTGGACAAGGACATGGGCCTGTTCGACCTGGCCGGGATGTTCTTCGCGATGAAGGGCGTCAGCGGCGGCGAGGGCAAGTCCATGAACATGCCCAGCAGCGGCTTCCGGAAGAACGGCAACGTCATCTGGGACAAGGAGAAGCTGGGCCAGCTGGTGAAGCAGATCCAGAACGACGAGAAGGTCACCGTCACCTCGAAGTGA
- a CDS encoding acyl-CoA thioesterase, translated as MTDQAQAPEDPIPGKPTSASRTTLSHIMTFAETNLLGTVHGGVIMKLVDDAAGAVAGRHSGGPAVTASMDEMVFLEPVQVGDLVHVKAQCNWTGRSSMEIGVRVLAERWNESTPAQQVGSAYLVFAAVDADGRTRPVPPVVPETERDKRRYQEAQIRRTHRLARRRAIKELRDRRAAEGLND; from the coding sequence ATGACAGATCAGGCCCAGGCCCCGGAAGATCCCATTCCGGGCAAGCCCACCTCCGCTTCCCGCACCACCCTCAGCCACATCATGACCTTCGCGGAAACGAATCTGCTGGGCACCGTGCACGGTGGCGTGATCATGAAGCTGGTGGACGACGCGGCGGGCGCTGTCGCGGGCCGCCACTCCGGCGGCCCGGCCGTCACCGCGTCCATGGACGAGATGGTCTTCCTGGAGCCGGTCCAGGTCGGCGACCTCGTCCACGTGAAGGCCCAGTGCAACTGGACCGGCCGCTCCTCCATGGAGATCGGCGTACGGGTCCTGGCCGAGCGGTGGAACGAGTCGACCCCCGCCCAGCAGGTCGGCTCGGCGTACCTGGTCTTCGCCGCCGTCGACGCGGACGGCAGGACGCGCCCGGTGCCGCCGGTGGTCCCGGAGACGGAGCGCGACAAGCGGCGCTACCAGGAGGCGCAGATCCGGCGCACCCACCGCCTGGCCCGGCGCCGCGCGATCAAGGAGCTGCGGGACCGGCGGGCGGCGGAGGGGCTCAACGACTGA